In one Pyxidicoccus xibeiensis genomic region, the following are encoded:
- the encA gene encoding encapsulin nanocompartment shell protein EncA: protein MPDFLGHAENPLREEEWARLNETVIQVARRSLVGRRILDIYGPLGAGVQTVPYDEFQGVSPGAVDIVGEQETAMVFTDARKFKTIPILYKDFLLHWRDIEAARTHNMPLDVSAAAGAAALCAQQEDELIFYGDAKLGYEGLMTANGRLTVPLGDWNLAGGGFQAIVDSTRKLNEHGHFGPYAVVLSPRLYSQLHRIYEKTGVLEIETIRQLASDGVYQSNRLRGDSGVVVSTGRENMDLAVAMDMVAAYLGASRMNHPFRVLEALLLRIKHPDAICTLEGPTSAPPVTPPGRR, encoded by the coding sequence ATGCCTGACTTCCTTGGACATGCCGAGAACCCCCTCCGTGAAGAGGAGTGGGCGCGACTGAACGAGACCGTCATCCAGGTCGCGCGGCGCTCGCTGGTGGGCCGCCGCATCCTGGACATCTACGGTCCGCTGGGTGCGGGCGTGCAGACGGTGCCCTACGACGAGTTCCAGGGCGTGTCCCCTGGCGCGGTGGACATCGTCGGTGAGCAGGAGACCGCGATGGTCTTCACCGACGCGCGCAAGTTCAAGACCATCCCCATCCTCTACAAGGACTTCCTGCTGCACTGGCGCGACATCGAGGCCGCGCGCACGCACAACATGCCGCTGGACGTCTCCGCCGCCGCGGGCGCCGCCGCGCTGTGCGCGCAGCAGGAGGACGAGCTCATCTTCTACGGTGACGCGAAGCTGGGCTACGAGGGGCTGATGACGGCCAACGGCCGGCTCACCGTGCCGCTGGGCGACTGGAACCTCGCGGGCGGCGGCTTCCAGGCCATCGTCGACTCCACGCGCAAGCTCAACGAGCACGGCCACTTCGGTCCCTACGCCGTGGTGCTGTCGCCGCGGCTGTACTCGCAGCTGCACCGCATCTACGAGAAGACGGGCGTGCTGGAGATCGAGACCATCCGCCAGCTGGCGTCGGACGGCGTCTACCAGTCCAACCGCCTGCGCGGGGACTCGGGCGTGGTGGTGTCCACCGGCCGCGAGAACATGGACCTGGCGGTGGCCATGGACATGGTGGCCGCGTACCTGGGCGCCTCGCGGATGAACCACCCGTTCCGCGTGCTGGAGGCGCTGCTGCTGCGCATCAAGCACCCGGACGCCATCTGCACGCTCGAGGGCCCCACCTCCGCGCCACCGGTCACTCCCCCTGGCCGCCGCTAG
- a CDS encoding ferritin family protein: MAGTPDSDLDDVARIRRVLARELETINEYEAFARASSAPEVRAFFLHLASEEKEHVSEAVHMLRLLDNGQDAHFTKPFVAGHFEGTAAQGAPIPTPPAVSPPAPSPASVIGRNGRLPSEPPTSVPPQRLMYGLPAPPPAVESHPLTVGSLRRGGGGGSSGR, translated from the coding sequence ATGGCCGGCACCCCCGACAGCGACCTGGACGACGTGGCACGCATCCGCCGCGTCCTGGCCCGCGAGCTGGAGACCATCAACGAGTACGAGGCGTTCGCCCGGGCTTCCTCCGCCCCCGAGGTCCGCGCCTTCTTCCTCCACCTGGCCTCCGAGGAGAAGGAGCACGTCTCCGAGGCCGTCCACATGCTGCGCCTGCTCGATAACGGACAGGACGCACACTTCACGAAGCCCTTCGTCGCGGGGCACTTCGAAGGGACGGCCGCCCAGGGCGCGCCCATCCCCACCCCGCCCGCGGTCTCCCCGCCGGCCCCTTCCCCCGCCTCCGTCATCGGCCGCAATGGCCGTCTGCCGTCGGAGCCTCCGACCTCCGTTCCCCCGCAGCGCCTGATGTACGGGCTGCCCGCCCCGCCGCCCGCGGTGGAGTCGCATCCACTCACGGTGGGCTCGCTCCGCCGGGGTGGTGGCGGCGGTAGCAGCGGTCGCTGA